The following coding sequences lie in one Haladaptatus sp. DJG-WS-42 genomic window:
- a CDS encoding replication factor C large subunit has product MDWTEKYRPTTLAEVRGNDKARTALKEWAQGWDSHRKAAIVHGSPGVGKTSAVHALANDFGWNTIELNASDQRTASVIERVAGEAAKSGTLTQTGAAERRLIILDEADNIHGNADRGGSRALTRLVKEASQPMVLIANEFYDMSNSLRNACEAIEFRDVRMRSIVPVLRDLCRKEGVEYEEDALEKIAEANKGDLRGAVNDLQALAESTDRLTADKIITGERDRSTGIFDYLDDVIKKLGAEEALKQSYDVDETPDDLINWIEDNMPKDFVGEELADAYDHLGKADIWLGRVRKTQNYSYWRYAGDNMTAGVAASRNGTKGGWTRYGPPSYWSKLGRSKSTRNKRDYIAQKIAESSGVSMGTARRDILPYLAGMTYHCKNRDLTVAVAARYDLDADHLSFLTGSGKDTNKVQGIVEDADELKEKAAVEHSGGAFEGAHRTSMEGDDEADESETSDDEEEAEPEEETESGDSQSGLGDFM; this is encoded by the coding sequence ATGGATTGGACGGAGAAGTACCGCCCGACGACGCTGGCGGAGGTACGCGGCAACGACAAGGCCCGCACCGCCCTCAAAGAGTGGGCGCAGGGCTGGGATTCACACCGGAAAGCCGCCATCGTCCACGGCAGTCCCGGCGTCGGCAAAACGTCCGCCGTCCACGCGCTGGCGAACGATTTTGGCTGGAATACTATCGAACTCAACGCCTCAGACCAGCGCACGGCGAGCGTCATCGAGCGGGTGGCTGGCGAGGCGGCCAAAAGCGGCACGCTCACGCAAACGGGCGCGGCGGAGCGACGGCTCATCATCTTAGACGAGGCGGACAATATCCACGGCAACGCAGACCGCGGCGGCTCGCGGGCGCTCACACGGCTCGTGAAGGAAGCGAGCCAGCCGATGGTGCTCATCGCAAACGAGTTCTACGACATGTCGAACTCGCTGCGAAATGCGTGTGAGGCAATCGAGTTCCGCGACGTGCGGATGCGCTCTATCGTCCCCGTGCTCCGCGACCTCTGCCGGAAGGAGGGCGTCGAGTACGAAGAGGATGCCTTAGAGAAAATCGCGGAGGCCAACAAGGGCGACCTTCGCGGCGCGGTCAACGACTTACAGGCACTCGCCGAGTCGACCGACCGGTTGACCGCGGACAAGATCATCACGGGCGAGCGCGACCGCTCGACGGGCATCTTCGACTACCTCGATGACGTCATCAAGAAGTTGGGCGCAGAGGAGGCGCTCAAACAATCCTACGACGTAGACGAGACGCCCGACGACCTCATCAACTGGATCGAGGACAACATGCCCAAAGACTTCGTGGGCGAAGAGTTGGCAGACGCCTACGACCATCTCGGGAAGGCAGACATCTGGCTCGGCCGGGTGCGCAAAACCCAGAACTACTCCTACTGGCGGTATGCGGGCGACAACATGACCGCGGGTGTCGCCGCCTCTCGCAACGGTACGAAGGGCGGGTGGACGCGCTACGGGCCGCCGAGCTACTGGTCGAAACTCGGCCGCTCGAAGTCTACGCGGAACAAGCGCGATTACATCGCTCAGAAAATCGCCGAGTCGAGCGGTGTGTCGATGGGAACCGCCCGCCGCGACATCTTGCCGTATCTCGCCGGGATGACCTATCATTGCAAGAATCGCGACCTGACGGTGGCCGTGGCCGCGCGCTACGACCTAGACGCAGACCATCTCTCGTTTCTCACGGGTAGCGGCAAGGACACGAACAAGGTACAGGGCATCGTCGAAGATGCAGACGAGTTGAAAGAAAAAGCGGCCGTCGAGCACTCTGGCGGCGCGTTCGAGGGTGCACACCGCACGTCGATGGAGGGTGACGACGAGGCTGACGAGTCAGAAACGAGCGACGACGAAGAAGAAGCTGAGCCGGAAGAAGAGACGGAAAGCGGCGATTCCCAGTCGGGACTCGGCGACTTCATGTAG
- a CDS encoding GNAT family protein: MFPEEFETDRLRYEQVSLDTLDPLSVYPYHSSEDGIEEATQYMSWRPHQTLKDTWNFVKQVGESAEAGNGAVYAIYPKDGEQGAGEFAGTTGLHCDWDKHTARFGIWLRKKFWGRGYSGERAAKLMELAFERLDLELVAVEHAVENEQSKRAIEKYVEAHGGRLDGIIRNHIVLDDEPHDALRYTISQDEWESSK, encoded by the coding sequence ATGTTCCCCGAGGAATTCGAGACCGACCGCCTGCGCTACGAGCAGGTCTCACTCGACACGCTCGACCCTCTCTCAGTCTATCCCTATCACTCGTCTGAGGACGGTATCGAGGAGGCAACGCAGTACATGTCGTGGCGTCCCCACCAGACGCTCAAAGACACGTGGAATTTCGTCAAGCAAGTCGGTGAATCAGCCGAAGCCGGAAACGGCGCAGTCTATGCCATCTACCCGAAAGACGGTGAGCAGGGCGCAGGCGAGTTCGCGGGTACGACCGGCCTGCACTGCGATTGGGACAAGCACACCGCCCGCTTTGGCATCTGGCTCAGAAAGAAGTTCTGGGGCCGGGGCTATTCGGGCGAACGGGCGGCCAAACTCATGGAACTCGCCTTCGAGCGACTTGACTTGGAACTCGTCGCCGTCGAACACGCCGTCGAAAACGAGCAGTCGAAACGTGCCATCGAGAAGTACGTCGAGGCCCACGGTGGCCGCCTCGACGGCATCATCCGCAACCACATCGTCTTAGACGACGAGCCACACGACGCGCTTCGCTACACCATCTCACAGGACGAGTGGGAGTCGAGTAAATGA
- a CDS encoding GNAT family protein: MSHLFPEQIETERLVLRRLSMDNLSVREFYDICKPSPEMEAVTKYMPWKPHATMKPTREFMARREKLWNDGEEAAYFILPREGEDGAGQFAGTATLHCDWERRVGGLGTWLRKDYWGRGYSGERAAALMQLAFDRLDLAYVKVTHHTENDKSKRAVEKYVEAHGGRRDATLRNWLPYEDHVSDQVYYSVSQSQWREAVEGRKKAEYTEVIDHAE; the protein is encoded by the coding sequence ATGAGCCATCTCTTTCCCGAACAAATCGAGACCGAACGGCTCGTCCTCCGGCGACTCTCGATGGACAATCTCTCCGTGCGCGAGTTCTACGACATCTGCAAGCCGTCACCCGAGATGGAGGCGGTCACGAAGTACATGCCGTGGAAGCCACACGCGACGATGAAACCGACCCGCGAGTTCATGGCACGCCGTGAGAAGCTGTGGAACGACGGCGAGGAAGCCGCGTACTTCATCCTCCCACGAGAGGGTGAAGATGGCGCGGGCCAATTTGCGGGCACTGCCACGCTCCACTGTGACTGGGAACGCCGCGTTGGCGGCCTCGGAACGTGGCTCAGAAAGGACTACTGGGGGCGGGGCTACTCGGGAGAGCGCGCCGCCGCGCTCATGCAACTCGCCTTTGACAGACTTGATTTGGCGTACGTCAAAGTCACCCACCACACCGAGAACGACAAATCGAAGCGCGCCGTCGAGAAGTACGTTGAGGCCCACGGCGGCAGGCGAGACGCCACGCTCAGAAACTGGTTGCCCTACGAAGACCACGTCTCAGACCAAGTGTACTACTCGGTGAGCCAGTCGCAGTGGCGCGAGGCCGTGGAGGGCAGAAAGAAGGCCGAGTATACAGAGGTCATCGACCATGCCGAGTAG
- a CDS encoding helix-turn-helix domain-containing protein has translation MTDRGARRDLAEKIAGEITLSTDPGATLRKWRTDFDISQTDLATQLDVSSSVISDYESGRRKSPGIGVIRRIVEALLDIDEHRGGGRIRQYARVLSAGFESDIVQDLREYPTTIPLTRFYNAIDATEVASGNQSTIAGHTVVNSIEAITRLSSEEFYRLYGQSTNRALVFTHVTRGESPLVAMRVVTPTPNAVVLHGLTEDDLWEHAPALARIDGFSLAVTNKDLEEMLDALRQLP, from the coding sequence ATGACCGACCGCGGCGCACGTCGTGACCTCGCCGAGAAAATCGCTGGCGAGATCACGCTCAGCACAGACCCCGGGGCGACGCTCAGAAAGTGGCGCACCGACTTCGACATCTCACAGACCGACCTCGCAACGCAACTCGACGTCTCTTCGTCTGTCATCTCAGATTACGAAAGTGGGCGACGCAAAAGTCCGGGCATCGGCGTCATCAGACGCATCGTCGAAGCCTTGCTCGACATCGACGAACACCGCGGCGGCGGGCGCATTCGCCAGTACGCCCGCGTCCTCTCTGCGGGCTTCGAAAGCGACATCGTCCAAGACCTGCGCGAGTATCCAACAACCATCCCGCTCACCCGATTCTACAACGCTATCGACGCCACCGAAGTCGCTTCCGGGAACCAGTCAACCATCGCTGGCCACACCGTCGTAAACAGCATCGAAGCCATCACGCGCCTGTCGAGCGAGGAGTTTTATCGCCTCTACGGCCAGAGTACGAACCGCGCGCTCGTGTTCACCCACGTCACCCGTGGCGAATCGCCGCTCGTTGCCATGCGCGTCGTCACGCCCACCCCGAACGCGGTGGTGTTGCACGGCCTCACCGAAGATGACCTCTGGGAACACGCCCCGGCGCTCGCTCGCATTGATGGCTTCTCGCTCGCGGTGACGAACAAAGACTTAGAAGAGATGCTAGACGCGCTTCGACAGCTCCCCTAA
- a CDS encoding GNAT family N-acetyltransferase, with protein sequence MIRPYDPETDREGLWALKTQFELGLGSETGGDEKQEKYEAKLTDDYRERYLAWVSRCCDSDERCLTVAVDDGELVGYVFVLPETMSMIWDAAVLNEIFVAAAYRGTGVADELMAGALSLARDQNLPLDRIVLDVDGDNARAKAFYDRHEFAHWGELVCREL encoded by the coding sequence ATGATTCGACCGTACGACCCAGAGACAGACCGCGAGGGCCTGTGGGCGCTCAAAACGCAATTTGAATTAGGTCTCGGCAGCGAGACTGGCGGCGACGAAAAGCAGGAGAAGTATGAGGCGAAACTCACCGACGATTACCGCGAGCGGTATCTGGCGTGGGTGTCGCGGTGTTGTGACTCAGACGAACGCTGTCTGACTGTCGCGGTGGACGACGGCGAACTGGTCGGCTACGTGTTCGTGCTGCCAGAAACCATGTCGATGATTTGGGATGCAGCCGTCCTCAACGAGATTTTCGTCGCGGCAGCGTATCGTGGAACCGGCGTCGCAGACGAGTTGATGGCGGGTGCGCTCTCCCTCGCCCGCGACCAGAACCTCCCGCTCGACCGCATCGTTCTCGACGTGGACGGCGACAATGCACGCGCGAAGGCGTTCTACGACCGCCACGAGTTCGCTCACTGGGGCGAGCTCGTCTGTCGAGAACTGTAG
- a CDS encoding metal-dependent hydrolase: MPSTVVHLALAGLLAAGLLGDAFDKRSLAVILGVTILPDLDVFAGFFIAGGHRSVLHTFLIPLVAAGVVYADSRREPSWLRERWGARGLRVAWVSILAFAVAGIGLDLFTAGANVFYPVHDQFYRVSGELIYSTNRGIVQTFVDFSTSNPDPIAIGSSQEVHINSGIDPNPGREPPEVDRVFPVAQSGWQLLLIVTSLIVIWGRLRETRKV, encoded by the coding sequence ATGCCCTCAACCGTTGTCCACCTCGCGCTTGCCGGGCTGCTCGCCGCGGGGCTGCTGGGTGACGCCTTCGACAAGCGGTCGCTCGCCGTCATCCTCGGGGTGACCATCCTCCCCGACCTCGATGTGTTCGCTGGCTTTTTCATCGCTGGCGGCCACCGCTCGGTGTTACATACGTTTCTCATCCCGCTCGTCGCTGCGGGCGTGGTGTACGCAGACTCCCGACGAGAGCCCTCGTGGCTCCGTGAACGATGGGGCGCACGCGGGCTCAGAGTTGCGTGGGTGAGCATTCTCGCCTTCGCCGTCGCAGGCATCGGCCTCGACCTTTTTACGGCGGGCGCAAACGTGTTCTATCCCGTCCATGACCAGTTCTACCGCGTTTCGGGCGAACTCATCTATTCTACGAATCGCGGCATCGTCCAAACGTTCGTTGACTTTTCGACCAGCAATCCAGATCCCATCGCGATTGGTTCCTCACAGGAGGTGCACATCAACAGCGGCATCGACCCGAATCCCGGGAGAGAGCCACCGGAAGTGGACAGAGTCTTCCCTGTCGCCCAATCTGGCTGGCAGCTCCTGCTCATCGTGACGAGCCTCATCGTCATCTGGGGACGGCTGCGAGAGACGCGCAAGGTTTGA
- a CDS encoding DUF2150 family protein: MSTPPGEFYTEDRWQNWLDRIQQEEIDPEDEDSARLLLNLQDDTAIAIVKVVTSHTDGDIDTEAAQEELAKIREIVLADVEFEDEEKAMLVDGVQTSLLCVFYAAEQYILDGAAEDASIEEYIVAAGDAEAEDDLDAALGYCVQAGTRIIDGNDLDLAVAEELEYGLVTEWVNGLDSLHNAMSDPEVVEEDDE; encoded by the coding sequence ATGAGCACGCCCCCTGGAGAGTTCTACACCGAGGACCGGTGGCAGAACTGGTTAGACCGGATTCAACAAGAAGAAATCGACCCAGAAGACGAAGACTCGGCTCGCCTGTTGCTCAATTTACAGGACGACACGGCCATTGCGATTGTGAAGGTCGTCACCAGCCACACCGACGGTGACATCGACACGGAGGCCGCCCAAGAGGAGCTTGCGAAGATCCGAGAAATCGTCCTCGCGGACGTCGAGTTCGAAGACGAAGAGAAGGCCATGCTCGTAGACGGCGTCCAGACCTCGCTGTTGTGTGTGTTCTACGCCGCAGAGCAGTACATCCTCGATGGGGCGGCCGAGGATGCGAGCATCGAGGAGTACATCGTCGCGGCAGGCGACGCGGAAGCAGAAGACGACCTCGACGCTGCGCTTGGCTACTGTGTGCAAGCAGGCACGCGCATCATCGACGGCAACGACTTAGACCTCGCCGTCGCAGAAGAACTCGAATACGGACTCGTCACCGAGTGGGTAAACGGTCTCGACAGCCTCCACAACGCGATGAGCGACCCCGAAGTCGTCGAAGAAGACGACGAATAA
- a CDS encoding GNAT family protein — protein sequence MPSSLFPELVESERLRYEPLYEVVAALDLYEYHRTGELDAVMQPLGEKPHATPKKSMDEVEAAKKGWESGSRATYAITRREDDEFVGVAELWMEWEKRVTSFGTWIREPFWGRGYSGERAGVMLAIAFDHLNLDYVNVGHEPDNEQSKRAIRKYVEAYGGQQDATLRNWLPPGDAGGPRDLDTYSISQAQWRENVTDGARETIRLVK from the coding sequence ATGCCGAGTAGTCTGTTCCCCGAACTCGTCGAAAGTGAGCGGCTGCGCTACGAACCGCTCTACGAGGTTGTAGCTGCGCTCGACCTGTACGAATACCACCGAACCGGCGAGCTGGACGCTGTGATGCAACCGCTCGGCGAGAAACCCCACGCCACGCCAAAGAAGTCGATGGACGAGGTCGAAGCGGCGAAAAAGGGGTGGGAGTCCGGGTCGCGGGCGACCTACGCCATCACGCGACGTGAGGACGACGAGTTCGTCGGCGTCGCCGAACTGTGGATGGAGTGGGAGAAACGCGTGACGTCGTTCGGGACGTGGATTCGAGAGCCGTTCTGGGGCCGTGGCTATTCCGGCGAACGCGCTGGTGTGATGCTCGCCATCGCCTTTGACCACCTCAACCTCGACTACGTGAACGTCGGCCACGAACCCGACAATGAACAGTCGAAACGCGCAATCAGGAAGTACGTCGAGGCATACGGCGGCCAGCAGGACGCCACGCTCAGAAACTGGCTGCCACCCGGTGATGCTGGTGGGCCGCGCGATTTAGACACGTACAGCATCTCCCAGGCCCAATGGCGCGAGAACGTCACCGACGGAGCGCGCGAGACGATTCGGCTAGTCAAATAG
- a CDS encoding SDR family NAD(P)-dependent oxidoreductase — protein MPDLTDTVALVTGASRGVGRGIARELGAAGATVYVTGRSVVGDATEDLPGTVTETATLVDEAGGTGIAVRCDHAADADVEALFAQIERDHGRLDLLVNNVWGGYEQYGDTFDAPFWEQSLDRWDRMFDVGARAHFSASRLAAPIVRDQGHGLIVGISSGDGEKFRGSTPYDVAKTAVDRLGKAMAHELRADEISSLILYPGFTRTERVVQAFEEMGEEPPEETHSPEYVGRAVVALAADEDVFEKTGGIFAVGDLAREYDFTDTDGSQPPRFELDTEEL, from the coding sequence ATGCCTGACCTCACAGACACCGTCGCCCTCGTCACTGGCGCAAGTCGGGGCGTTGGCCGCGGTATCGCCCGCGAACTCGGCGCGGCGGGCGCGACCGTCTACGTTACCGGACGAAGCGTCGTGGGAGATGCGACCGAAGACCTGCCCGGAACCGTGACGGAGACGGCCACGCTCGTGGACGAAGCGGGCGGCACCGGCATCGCGGTTCGTTGTGACCACGCGGCCGATGCGGATGTCGAAGCGCTGTTCGCACAAATCGAACGCGACCACGGCCGCCTTGACCTGCTCGTGAACAACGTCTGGGGCGGGTACGAGCAGTACGGAGACACCTTCGACGCCCCGTTCTGGGAGCAGTCACTCGACCGCTGGGACAGAATGTTCGACGTGGGCGCTCGCGCTCATTTCTCGGCCAGTCGCCTCGCCGCACCGATAGTGCGAGACCAGGGCCACGGCCTCATCGTCGGCATCTCGTCCGGCGACGGCGAGAAGTTCCGTGGCAGTACGCCATATGACGTGGCGAAAACTGCGGTCGATAGGCTCGGGAAGGCCATGGCTCACGAACTTCGCGCTGATGAAATTTCATCGCTCATCCTCTACCCCGGTTTCACCCGAACCGAGCGTGTGGTACAGGCGTTTGAGGAGATGGGCGAGGAGCCGCCCGAGGAAACTCATTCGCCCGAGTACGTCGGCCGCGCGGTCGTGGCGCTTGCGGCAGACGAAGACGTGTTTGAGAAAACGGGTGGCATCTTCGCGGTTGGCGACCTCGCCCGCGAGTACGACTTTACGGATACCGATGGAAGCCAGCCGCCGCGATTCGAACTCGACACCGAGGAATTGTAA
- the hmgB gene encoding hydroxymethylglutaryl-CoA synthase has protein sequence MTKVGIDAVEIHTGKLKMDLAEVFAPEMGDDPEKYTKGLGLHASSFPDVYEDIVTMGANAAYKLMERKGLTPDDIGRIDVATESAFDNSKPVSTYIAGCLEQVFDGDFHHANKGERKFACVAGTQSIDDAYNWIRAGRHRGRSAIVIATDTALYARGDPGEATQGAGAVAMLISEDPSLVSLSTEQGFGSADETDFLKPNQQFPSVDGKRSVQVYLARMREALEDYESVAGKVELDDVNLAPFHTPFPGMVRKAALLGFRHIIRDTDVEDELEPEIGRQPREADFDSEENYTEAIRAYMDDLKRTDAYQEWYANTVDPTLYLARHVGNWYTGSVHVARVSGLIKAYEAGEDMTGEQLLVGSYGSGAQAEVHSEIVQEGWAEEIEAIDILDRLDDRYEISFDDYEHIHDVHNHAKDVDVEEFTTPQNEFVFDGWGRMDERKYRFVE, from the coding sequence ATGACAAAAGTCGGAATTGACGCCGTTGAGATTCATACAGGGAAGCTCAAAATGGACCTCGCAGAGGTGTTCGCCCCGGAGATGGGCGACGACCCAGAGAAGTATACGAAAGGGCTCGGCCTCCACGCGAGCTCCTTCCCGGACGTGTACGAAGACATCGTGACGATGGGCGCGAACGCCGCCTACAAGCTGATGGAGCGAAAGGGCCTCACGCCCGACGACATCGGCCGCATCGACGTGGCCACCGAGAGCGCGTTCGACAACTCAAAGCCCGTCTCGACGTACATCGCTGGGTGTCTCGAACAGGTGTTCGACGGCGACTTCCACCACGCGAACAAAGGTGAGCGTAAGTTCGCCTGTGTCGCTGGCACGCAGTCTATCGACGACGCCTACAACTGGATTCGTGCCGGACGGCATCGTGGTCGCTCGGCAATCGTAATTGCAACGGACACCGCCCTCTACGCCCGCGGCGACCCCGGTGAGGCGACCCAAGGGGCCGGTGCGGTTGCCATGCTCATCAGCGAAGACCCATCGCTCGTCAGCCTCAGCACCGAACAGGGCTTTGGCAGCGCAGACGAGACGGACTTCCTCAAACCAAATCAGCAGTTCCCAAGCGTTGACGGCAAGCGCTCGGTGCAGGTGTATCTCGCCCGCATGCGCGAAGCGCTCGAAGACTACGAATCGGTCGCAGGGAAAGTCGAACTCGACGACGTGAACCTCGCGCCGTTCCACACGCCGTTCCCCGGCATGGTTCGCAAGGCCGCCCTTCTTGGGTTCCGCCACATCATCCGCGATACCGACGTGGAGGATGAACTCGAACCGGAGATTGGCCGCCAGCCACGCGAAGCCGACTTCGACTCAGAGGAGAACTACACCGAGGCCATCCGGGCCTACATGGACGACCTCAAACGCACCGACGCCTACCAAGAGTGGTACGCGAACACGGTCGACCCAACGCTCTACCTCGCGCGCCACGTCGGCAACTGGTACACCGGCTCCGTCCACGTCGCCCGCGTCAGCGGCCTCATCAAGGCCTACGAGGCAGGCGAGGACATGACCGGCGAGCAACTCCTCGTTGGCTCCTACGGCAGTGGCGCACAGGCGGAAGTTCACTCAGAAATCGTCCAAGAGGGCTGGGCGGAGGAGATTGAGGCCATCGACATCCTCGACCGCCTCGACGACCGCTACGAGATTAGCTTCGACGACTACGAGCACATCCACGACGTGCACAACCACGCAAAAGACGTAGACGTAGAGGAGTTCACGACCCCACAAAACGAGTTCGTCTTCGACGGCTGGGGCCGCATGGACGAACGGAAATATCGGTTCGTCGAATAA
- a CDS encoding TatD family hydrolase, which translates to MPDTPILDNHMHLDPVYGRNEEAVKDFARAGGTHLLVVNKPSWHLLDREVEGAADFREVFELTVGAVEQATELLDGRAWAVLGVHPALISRLVGERDFSPAEARDLMQTGLDVAAEFVEDGRALALKSGRPHYEVSDAVWEASNDVMKHVFALGAAHDCAVQLHTETSEDLSDVAEWAAARGLPRHKVVKHYSVGKLDGPTPSVLADTDRLETALDEDKPFLMETDFIDDPDRPGAVLGPKTVPRRVNWLLESGYEEAVRVAHVETPKAVYDIDTIDY; encoded by the coding sequence ATGCCCGACACCCCGATTCTCGACAACCATATGCACCTTGACCCGGTGTACGGTCGGAACGAAGAAGCCGTCAAAGACTTCGCCCGCGCCGGTGGCACGCACCTGCTCGTGGTCAACAAACCCTCGTGGCACCTGCTCGACCGCGAGGTCGAAGGCGCAGCCGACTTTCGTGAGGTGTTCGAGCTGACCGTTGGCGCGGTTGAACAGGCAACTGAGCTTCTCGACGGCCGCGCGTGGGCCGTCCTCGGCGTCCATCCGGCACTCATCTCGCGGCTGGTTGGCGAGCGCGACTTCTCACCCGCGGAGGCGCGCGACCTGATGCAGACCGGGCTCGACGTGGCCGCCGAGTTCGTCGAAGACGGACGGGCGCTTGCGCTCAAGTCCGGGCGACCGCATTACGAGGTGTCAGACGCGGTGTGGGAGGCGTCGAACGACGTGATGAAACACGTCTTCGCACTCGGCGCAGCCCACGACTGTGCGGTACAACTCCACACCGAGACAAGCGAGGATTTGTCCGACGTTGCTGAGTGGGCAGCAGCCCGCGGCCTCCCGCGCCACAAAGTTGTCAAACATTACTCGGTGGGCAAACTCGATGGCCCAACACCGAGTGTGCTAGCAGATACAGACCGTCTTGAAACCGCCCTCGACGAAGACAAACCGTTTTTGATGGAGACAGATTTCATCGACGACCCGGATCGGCCGGGGGCCGTGTTGGGGCCGAAAACGGTTCCGCGGCGGGTGAACTGGTTGCTCGAATCGGGCTACGAGGAGGCTGTTCGGGTCGCACACGTCGAGACACCGAAGGCCGTGTATGACATTGACACGATAGATTACTGA
- a CDS encoding type IV pilin N-terminal domain-containing protein, which produces MKRGGWISDERAISPVIGVVMLMGIVVALFSVVGVMALSFEQELGEPVPMGVSSGAIDVSVVENDTAHSLDIVLESGQSIPSDSLSIVLSGSGSQSRQSLPNTGTLADGQWSPGEHLTLDLTTETVCSSSSSEVDMSLIYESDDGRSSSIISTQEVPVKRGHFETENGRIVVYDDYEAEVTVLGTGFTYGADGPNIPISLALTAGGDSATPWSDVNDDGNPRTYTFEDREKGDAISVIATASSYSYFDGSTRSSVADDGIYVYTLRDGDSVPNFEGFGGQDSVDTYMQAYIDDGAVTLDENQAIFLFELGDSETGSSADFQDVVVLVSLETTAEKAIVEQNSDGENIIYCPVT; this is translated from the coding sequence ATGAAGCGCGGTGGGTGGATTAGCGACGAACGAGCAATCTCGCCAGTAATCGGTGTCGTGATGCTCATGGGCATCGTCGTGGCCTTATTTTCGGTGGTTGGCGTGATGGCGTTGAGCTTCGAGCAGGAGCTTGGCGAGCCGGTTCCGATGGGCGTTTCGAGCGGGGCGATTGACGTCTCCGTCGTGGAGAATGACACAGCGCATTCACTTGATATCGTGCTCGAAAGCGGGCAATCGATTCCGAGCGACTCACTCTCTATTGTCCTCTCTGGGTCGGGTTCCCAGTCGCGTCAGTCGCTTCCGAACACCGGCACCCTCGCAGACGGTCAGTGGTCGCCCGGAGAACACCTCACACTCGACCTCACGACCGAAACGGTGTGTTCGAGCAGCAGTTCGGAAGTCGATATGTCGCTCATCTACGAGAGCGACGACGGACGCTCGTCGTCTATCATCAGCACCCAGGAGGTACCGGTAAAGCGCGGCCATTTCGAGACCGAAAACGGCCGAATCGTCGTCTACGACGATTACGAGGCGGAAGTGACGGTGCTCGGGACTGGCTTCACCTACGGCGCGGACGGCCCAAACATCCCCATCTCGCTTGCGTTGACCGCAGGTGGCGACAGTGCAACGCCGTGGAGTGACGTGAACGACGACGGCAACCCACGAACCTACACCTTCGAAGACCGCGAGAAGGGTGACGCAATTTCCGTCATCGCAACCGCGTCGTCGTACAGTTACTTCGACGGGAGTACGCGCTCGTCGGTGGCCGACGATGGTATCTACGTCTACACCCTACGAGACGGCGATTCGGTGCCGAACTTCGAGGGATTCGGCGGTCAAGACAGCGTTGACACCTACATGCAGGCGTATATTGACGATGGGGCGGTAACCTTAGACGAAAATCAGGCGATTTTCCTGTTCGAACTCGGAGACAGCGAAACCGGCAGTTCGGCTGACTTCCAAGACGTGGTCGTCCTTGTCTCGCTCGAAACGACCGCAGAGAAAGCGATTGTCGAGCAAAACAGCGACGGAGAGAACATCATCTACTGTCCGGTCACCTAA